One Miscanthus floridulus cultivar M001 chromosome 11, ASM1932011v1, whole genome shotgun sequence DNA window includes the following coding sequences:
- the LOC136494768 gene encoding F-box protein At1g67340-like, with product MKTRRGAYYSCHAAPAEVPEAVHRRKRRRTADEGSPAAAAGAPGVRLAGDMFEELPDDLVVSILRDVAASAGSPADLAGAMLTCKRFRELGQTKLVLARASPRCLAVRAKAWSDDAHRFLQRCADAGNLEACYLLGMIRFYCLGGSRGSGVALMAAAAVGGHREALYSLAVIQFNGSGGGKDDRDLRAGAALCARAASLGHVDALRELGHCLQDGYGVRRSVLDGRRLLIQANARELQAAVTASASVAGAGAGGGKASAAPRRHSCLLSDFGCRAASGEAHAANRFLVDWFASRPLGMAAAAAPCGNGNGNAGTAAASPEDDAAGALRLCSQALCGRPETRRHEFRRCSVCGVVNYCSRACQALHWKMAHKAECGGAAAQPNADANADAAP from the exons ATGAAGACGAGGCGCGGCGCCTACTACTCCTGCCACGCGGCGCCGGCCGAGGTCCCCGAGGCCGTGCACCGCCGGAAGAGGCGCAGGACGGCGGACGAGGGGTCGCCGGCCGCGGCTGCCGGCGCTCCAGGTGTTCGCCTGGCCGGAGACATGTTCGAGGAGCTTCCTGACGATCTCGTCGTCTCCATACTAAGGGACGTCGCCGCGTCCGCCGGCTCGCCGGCCGATCTCGCCGGCGCCATGCTCAC GTGCAAGAGATTCAGGGAGCTCGGGCAGACCAAGTTGGTGCTCGCGCGGGCGTCGCCGCGGTGCCTCGCGGTGCGCGCCAAGGCCTGGTCGGACGACGCGCACCGGTTCCTTCAGCGCTGCGCCGACGCCGGCAACCTCGAAGCCTGCTACCTTCTTGGCATG ATTCGGTTCTACTGCCTGGGTGGGAGCCGCGGCTCGGGCGTGGCgctgatggcggcggcggcggtgggcggGCACCGCGAGGCGCTCTACTCGCTGGCTGTGATCCAGTtcaacggcagcggcggcggcaaggacGACCGCGACCTCCGCGCGGGAGCCGCGCTGTGCGCCCGCGCGGCGTCGCTGGGCCACGTGGACGCGCTCCGCGAGCTGGGCCACTGCCTCCAGGACGGCTACGGCGTGCGGCGGTCCGTGCTGGACGGGCGCCGCCTCCTCATCCAGGCGAACGCGCGCGAGCTCCAGGCCGCGGTCACCGCCTCCGCCTCGGTGGCAGGGGCGGGTGCGGGCGGCGGCAAGGCGTCGGCGGCGCCGCGTCGGCACTCGTGCCTCCTGAGCGACTTCGGGTGCCGCGCCGCGTCCGGGGAGGCGCACGCCGCCAACCGGTTCCTAGTGGACTGGTTCGCGTCGCGGCCGCTCggtatggcggcggcggcggcaccttgcggcaacggcaacggcaacgcCGGTACCGCGGCGGCCTCGCCGGAGGACGACGCCGCCGGCGCGCTGCGGCTGTGCTCGCAGGCGCTGTGCGGGCGGCCCGAGACGCGGCGGCACGAGTTCCGGCGGTGCTCGGTGTGCGGCGTGGTGAACTACTGCTCCCGCGCGTGCCAGGCGCTGCACTGGAAGATGGCGCACAAGGCGGAGTGCGGCGGCGCCGCGGCGCAGCCCAACGCCGACGCCAACGCCGACGCGGCGCCGTGA